The genomic stretch GTTTCCGATAAATATTCAATGGATGCCAGGCAGGCTCTTTATATCTGGTGGCTGACCATGAAAGAAGTGAAAGTTGCTCTTGATCAGCAGAAAAACTTTCCTCCGGCAACGTTTATTAATAAGAATGTTATTAAACGTGCTGTGGAGGTCGGCTATAACTATTACGGTATTGAAGGGCAGCAGGCTTCTGAACGCTGGGGTATCATTCTCTTTTCACTGGTATTCTATGTAGTTTATACCATGTGGTGGGGCTATGCTATATTCTTTATGTTCGAAGGTTTAGGTCTGGAAATGACATCCAGCAGAAAAAAAGCAATGTAATTTATTTGCTGCAAACTATAAAAAAAATCGGGTTGCGAACATATGAGTTTATTTGACTGGCTTCCTTTCAGGAAAAAAAAGGCCGAAAAAACACAGGAAGATCTGGCTGAAATACGCCGGATGTTCGCAACCCGTTATAAGCATTTCAGCCTGCTTATCCGGGCCAATACCGCCACTCACGAATTGATGGCTGAACTGGAGGAGGCTTTGCGTGGATTTCAGCCTTACGGAATGCATTATGTACGGGCTTTGTGTTCCCGCATTTCAGAATCAGTTTATGAGATGATAGGGCATCTTAATAAACTTGATCATGGTTCATATGAAAAGCTTTATGATCAGTTTTCAGTGATCCATAGTAAAATTTCACCGCACCTTGAATCCATACATCATGCAGGGGAAGGCGAACTTGTTCTGTCTCTGTCTGAGGTCGGACGCGATCAGGCTGATTTGTGCGGTCCCAAAATGGCTACTCTCGGTGAAGCCGGAAATGAGCTCGGGCTTAAAATTCCTGCCGGATTTGTTGTCACTACAGTTTCCTTTCATAAGTTTATGGAAAAAGACGGTCTTGAAGAACAAGTGGACCGGTTGATTCAGACCGCTGACCCTGATGACCGTGAAGCCATGTTTCAGGTTTCATCAAAAATCATGCAGCTCATAATTAATTCAGATCTGCCAGATGATGTAACGGCGGCTATTCTGGAAGCATATGATTCTTTATGTGCTGATCACGGGGAAGTCGTAAATGTTGCGGTCCGTTCAAGTGCTCTGGGTGAAGACAGCGAAGGAGCTGCTTTTGCAGGTCAGTACCGTTCCATTCTGAATATTGACCGCAGCTCTCTTATTCTGGCCTGTAAAGAGGTTATGGCTTCCAAATATTCCCTTCAGGCCATGGCTTACCGTATTAACCGTGGTATCCGTGATGAAGATGTTGCCATGAGTGTCGGGTGCATTATGATGGTTGAAGCTGCATCAGGGGGAGTTGCGTATTCACGCAGTCCTATGAATATAAGAGATGAAAATATTTCAGTTTATTCCGTGTGGGGATTACCTAAGGCGGTTGTTGACGGCGCAGCGGAGGCTGACGAATTTATGGTCAGCCGGACAAAGCCCATGCAGGTGATCGGCCGCCATATAGCGGATAAGGAAGACCGGTATGTATGCGATATAGGAGAAGGGGTGCATTGTGTCCGGCAGGTCAACGGATTCAGAGCGGCGCCGTCCCTGACTGATGATCAGGCTGTAAACGTTGCCAGACAGGCCGTACGTATTGAGGAACATTTCGGATCTGCTCAGGATATTGAATGGGCAATGACAAAAGACGGTGATCTTTATCTTTTACAATGCCGCCCCTTAATGCAGCTTGATGACTCCCCCGAAGTCGTGCTGCAAAACAGCTCGGCATCTATTCCCGTGCTTTCAGGCGGAAGGACCGCCAGTCCGGGAGTAGGTGTCGGACCTGCTTTTCCGGTACGAAAAGATGCTGATACCCTGCATTTTCCGGATGGTGGAGTTTTGATTCTGCGGCAGGCCCTGCCCAGCAGGGCAGCACTTCTCAGTCGGTGCAGCGCAGTTATAACTGAGCAGGGCGGCATTGCCGGACACCTGGCCAACGTTGCCAGAGAGTTCGGTGTTCCGGCTCTTTTCGGTCTGAAGGGGGCGTTGAGCCGTTTTAAAGAAGGCCGGATTATAACGGTGGATGCTGATGGCAGATCAGTTTATGACGGGCTGATTGAAGAGCTGCTTAAAGAAAAACCGAGGCATCGGCTTATGCGTGGCAGTGCTGTACAGGCAAGCCTGCGAAAAGCAGCCCGGCACATTGTGCGGTTGAATCTGACTGATCCTGATTCTCCAAAATTCAGGCCTTCCAACTGTAAAACCATGCACGACATCATGCGCTACTGTCATGAGATGTCTGTCCGTGAAATGTTTGAGTTCGGTACTAAAAAGGAATTTGTCCAGTCTGCTTCACGCCAGCTTATATGCAGTGTCCCCAAGCAATTCTGGGTTCTTAATCTAGGGGACGGCATCACTCCTGAAGGTAGAAAGAGAAATGACAGATGTGTTCTGCTGGAACACATAACTTCCGCGCCCATGCTGGCATTATGGGAAGGTATGCAGGCTGTGCCGTGGGAAGGTCCTCCTGCTGTGCATACGCAGGGGCTGTTGTCTGTAATGTTTGAAGCAACGATAAATCCTGATCTGAACACAACAAGTCCTTCACATTTTTCTCAGAAAAACTATTTCATGATTTCAAAAAGATATTGCTGTCTGCAATCCCGCTTCGGATTTCATTTCTGCGGAGTGGAGGCATTGATTGGCGACCGCGTAAGCGAGAATTATGCAAGTTTGCAGTTCAAAGGCGGAGCCGCAAATCTGGAGCGCAGAATATTGCGGGCAAAATTTGTCGGTGAAATTTTAGATGAATTTGATTTCAGGGTAAGGATCAGGGAAGACAATCTGAATGCCCGCCTCGAAGGGCTGGAGCATGCAAGCATGGAAAGGCGGCTGAAAATTCTAGGCTATCTCATCACCCACACCCGCCAGCTTGATATGATCATGACCAATGAGGCCGAAGTTGAAAAATACAAAAAGAAGTTTGCCGAAGATTTCAAATTGTTTCCGGCTGTGCAGTAGGGGATGGTTCTCCTTTAATTCAGCATTATTTTAATTTTCAAAGTAGTTGAAAAATAGTAAGGGTACTCCAGAATTATTACGAAAAATAATATCACAATTTATGAATCCACCTGCTTCTGGAGTTGTTATGGTTGAACTTGTTCTTGTGCCGCTGTTAGTTAATCTGTTTAGTCAGGCTTTATGGGAATTTTCTGATAAGGGATGGTCTGCCATCAAGGAAAAGCTGGGTGAGGATGAGAAAAACATCCCGCTGCTGACTTTTCTGGAAGCCGTCCGCAATTGCTACATAGAAGCAGGGCGGGCAAATCAGCGTGATGAAAAAGAACTGAAGGCGTTTTTTGATGCGGCCCTTAAGAGATACCTGCATAGGTATTCAAGCCCGGAACTGGCCCAAAAGAGCATAACTTTCCATCCCTATCTTCCTTTATTCGAGCCTGTTGCGGCTATTGCTGATTATCTTGACGATGAAATGCAGCAAAAAGAGATCATGAGCGAGGAAAGGAAGTCCATTTTATTGCAGTTCAATAAAGACGTAGCCGGACTGAGCCGTATAGAAGAGCTGAAAGATATTCTTAAAGAGTTCGAGTATAATCAGAGCCAATACGAAAAAATAAATTATCTACAGGATTTATTGCAGTTCCGCTATATCCGCATGAATGAGAATGATCCTCCGTTATATAAGACTTTCGTCCCTCCGTATGGACTGATGCGTGATCATAGGTACTGGGGCGACAGTGATACCGATACCGATACCGAAGAATATAATTTTAGGCGCATGGACGATTTGTGCGATAGATATTTCGCTGACAGGGTGAGTAATATTAAAACAAGACAGATTTTGTTTATCGGCGCTGATTTCGGCATAGGTAAATCAAGTTATCTTTTAATGAAAGCAGCTGCCATGGCAAATGAGTATTTGAAGACATGGACCAGCCATTATCCTGTTTTCTACAATTTGAAATATTGTGACGGCACCACTGAACGTTTGAGGGATGAGATAAACGGGCTGCTTCCAGAAGGTAACCAGCCGGTATGTCTTCTTTTAGATGCTCTTGATGAAAGCGGACCCATGACAGATGAACATGTCAAAGCTGTAATCAGTGTTGCTGAATCCTTATTAAGTGAACTACCTGAAAACTCCAGATGCATTATTACCAGCCGCCTTATTCTGGGGGCGCAGGGAGCTGTTGCCTGCCATATTCAGAATATTTTACAGTATGATGTAAGCCGGAATAAATTCCCCGCAAAATATGTACAGATACAGGGTTTTGTAAAAAGAGAGCAGCTTGATGACTGGCTGGCAAAGCAGCGGGAATGCAATCCTGAGGCATGGAAAGATTCCATAACTTATGAAAGCCTGACAAAAGTAGGTTTAAGTGAAAAAGAGCTGGAAAAACCTCTTTACCTGTGGATCGTAGGGCAATTACTTTGTGACGGCAGAATTGATCTGGAAAAAGAGATGTTCATGGGCCGCACCGGTCTGTACATGCATTTTATGAATTTTGTATCCCATCGCTGCAAAGTGCCGGATGAAAATCAGTGTGATCTGGATGAAAAACGTCATAAGGCCCGCCACCTTTTGCGCAATCTGGCCCGGATGCGTAATTTATTACCAACTGATAAAGGGCTCACCAATGAACAGGTCCAGCAGTCTTTTGGGGAAAAATCTACAGAATGGAAATTTTATGATGAGCTGGGGCAAACCAAGTTTCTGACTTTATCCTATTTCGGTCATAAAAACAGTTCTTTTGAATTCAGTCATTTGTCGTTCAAGGAATATCTTCTGGCCGAAGACCTGCTGGCCAATCTTCTTTATGCCTCTGCTTCAAATTCCGGTGCAGAGGAAAAGCATTGTCTAATTGCCGGTGAAATATCAAAGGAAACCCGTGAATTTCTGGCTGAATTATGCAAAGGATTTGCAAAAACATATGAATCGGAAGAAGCGAAGGAGCTGTTTGCGCCGTTTTTTGCTGCTTGTGATCATTTCTACAATAAATTTAATAGACTAAGATCAGAAAGAAGTTTTCTTGATGATGCGTTGAAAACCTTGGCAAAATGGGTGGCTGATGAAAGTGTCATGATACTGGAGCAGCATAATCACCAGAAGAGTGATAAAAAGAATCTGGGCCGTGATATTAAAGTCATCTCCCGACCTGTTACAGATAAAGATATATATTCTGAACGCTGGCTGGCATTGCTTATGGGAAAAAATATGCAAAAAGGCATGGATGATAATGCTGATTTTCTTGAACAGCATCAGAATGAAATTAAGAATTCAATGGTCTCCATGATCGAATGCCTGATGTCTGTTTTGTCAGACTGGAAAGGAGAGCTTTTAGATTATGCTTCCCTTGGGAAAGTGAATGGTGTTGGTAAAATTTTATATGGCGCCAAGCTCCGCTCCGCCACTCTCTGCTTCGCCACCCTCATTGGAGCCGACCTCCGTGGAGCCGACCTTAGTGAAGCCGACCTCCGTGAAGCCAAGCTCTTTAAAGCCGACCTCCGTGAAGCCAAGCTCCTTAAAGCCAACCTCCGTGAAGCCAAGCTCTTTAAAGCCGACCTCCGTGAATCCAAGCTTTTTGGAGCTAATCTAGGTGGAGCTAATCTAGGTTTAGCCGACCTCTCCTCCGCTGACCTCCGCTTCGCCGATCTCCGCTCCGCCAATCTCGGTAAAGCCGACTTTCGTGGAGCCAATCTTAAGGATGCAAAGATTACTGATGCCGATTTCAGAAATGCAAAGTTATATAAATCAGACCTTGAAAGAGCGGATCTGAGTGAAGAAGATGTTGCTGGTGCAGTTATAATGGATGATCCTGATTAAGCTGGATCACTAATTTCTTCCGCCCCCCCCCCCGATACAAAACCCCGTCTGCAGGACTCTGTCTTGCAGACGGGGGTTTTAAGAATGTCGTGTGCTTTTTTATATGCCGTACAGTTTAAGCTTATGATTCAAGCGGGCTGAATGTTCTTACTGATCCGATTTCTTCCCAGTTGTAGTAGGTGTTGATACATTCTTTGTCTTTTTCCTGAGTAATACGGATGAATTCTTCACCTATGAACAATACTGCCGATTCGTAAACAGCTCCTTCATTTACCTGAAGTCTGATATTTTTACGTAGTTTACGGGATAATGTTCCCTGTACCGGCATTGATGCGTACTCAAAAATTTTTTCCAGCGTTGCTTTCTGCATTTTTCTCAAACTCCTTTTTAGTTTTGGTAGTTGATTTTTGTAATTTACAATAGTTTTAACTGATTTTTATTTCAAGATGATTGTCAAATAAAGTTGTTAGATACATTTATGTGTTATTTAAATGTCATTTATTGTCAAAAAATGTTAAATTGCATGTGCCGTGTTTTCTTTGGCAGGTTGATGTCTCGGGTTCAAATATTTTCTGAATCGCAGTACAAAAAAAAAGGATTTACACTCCGGCGAGTGTAAATCCTTTTCAATAGTCGTTCTGATTTTCAGGTCAGCCGCAAATCTCAGTCCGGCTTAGGGGAAGAGCAGGGCTGATTATTACTCTCCGCTGTGGACCATTTCGTCAACGAGGCCTTTCAGTTCCTGCGACTGCTGAGCTAATTCCTCTACAGCAATGGCTGACTGGCTCATGCTGGTCGATGTCTCACTGGAGATGCGGTTTATTTCGTCTACTGCACGGTTGATTTCTTCGCTGGTAGCAGACTGCTGTTCTGATGCAGCTGCAATGGCCTGAACCTGATCCGTTGTGGCATTAACCAGTGCTACGATTGCATCAAGTGCTTCGCCAGAAAGTGCAGCCAGTTTGCTGGATTCTTCGATTGTCACTACAGCTTTATCCATACTGTTCATGCTGTCGCGTGAGCCGTTTTGAATGTTGCTGATGGCTTCACCAACTTCATTTGTGGCTGTCATGGTTTTTTCTGCGAGTTTACGTACTTCATCAGCTACTACAGCAAATCCACGACCGGCATCTCCGGCTCTTGCAGCTTCAATGGCAGCATTCAAAGCCAGAAGGTTGGTCTGGTCGGCAATGTCAGAAATAACATTCATGATACTGCCGATATCTTCTGTCTGCTTGCCTAAGGAAGACATGTGAACTTTGAGATCGTTAATCTGATTCTCTACGTTCTGGATAGAATTTACAGCATTGCCGACCACGTCTGAACCTTCCTGTGCTTTTTCACGGGCTTTGTCAGATTCTGTGGCTGCGTTGCTTGCGTTGGAGGCTACCTCCAGCACGGTTGCGTTCATTTCTTCCATTGCTGTTGCGGTCTCGCTGACTCGTTCAGTTTGAATCAAGGCTCCATTGCTGGCCTGTTCTACCTGTGCGGAAAGCTCTTCGGAGGATGTAGTCATTCTCTCCACCACGCTCTCCAGACGCTTGGCTGCGTCCATGATCAGCTGTCTGCCGGACTCGGCTTTTTCCTGGGCAGCTTCGGCGTCGTTCATAGCTTTTCTGGCGCGTTCCGATTCATGGTCGGCTTCTTTACTTTTCTGCTCAGCCTCTGCGATTTTCAGTTTCAGATTGCTCACCATTTTGGACATGGCTGTTGCCAGCTGGCCTGCTTCGTCTTTCTGGTCAATATCCAGAGTCTGGTCCAGATCGCCTTCAGCAACTTTGGTGGCGAAAACAACACCTTTGGTCATGGGGCCGGTGATGGCTCTGGTGAGCCATATGGCCAGGCTTATTCCGACAAGGACAGCAATGATCAGACCTGCGGATAAAATAATTGTGGCCATATCAAGATTGCCAGCACTTTCATTAGCAATCAGCTGGGTCTGCTCTATTCCCGAATCAGCTGTTATCTCAGCAGATGCCAGTACCTGATCGGCGGCTTCTTCACGGCTGCGGTCCAGTTTCTGGAGTTGCAGCATGTTTTCGTAGAAGGATTTCATAGCCTTTTGATAGTCGTCAGCTTCTTTTTTTATTTGTTCAAGGGTCTGTATATCTTTTTCCTGTTTGGTCACAGACCTTAACACTGACAGCTCGTTATCAATTTTCGAGAAATCCTTGAGACTGTTCTCCAGTATTTTAAGTTTGCGGACAGCTTGTGCTTTAAAGTTTTTTATCTGGATATTATTTCCAATGTCTATGACATCATTGATGTTTGTAATCTTTTCAAGCCTTTCCTTTATCTCAGCAGTAGGTGCCTGTAGCTCAATCTGCTTGACTACCTTTTCATTCTGATCCGTGAGGTACTGATATGCATTTTCCATGAACAGACGGCCCGATTCTTCCATCACCATACGGTTCTTTTGCAACTCATCATGAACTTTACGGGTTTGGGTTGCCAGAGTGGTGTACTGGTCCACTGCGGATATTGCTTTTTTTACATTTTTGCCAAGTTTAACAAGTTGTGGATATTTGTCCGCCAGAGCTTTGGCATCTTTAAGGTGGTCATTACGAAGTTCGTTCAGTAATTTTTTGCTTTCTGTCCAGTATGCTTCGTTCGTAGTAAGGGAGAATCCTCGCATTGCATGCATCGTAAGCAGTGATGCTTTTTGCACGTCAATTGCTTCTGCAACTTCAGGTATGTACATTTGGGCAAGCTTATCACTTCCTTTACTTACTGAGTTCATATTGAGAATAGCCATAAGTCCAAGAGCTGTCATTATGATCAAAATGGCAGCAAAACCGAGGCCGAGCTTCTTTCCCAGTTTAACATCTTTCAAGTTCATTCTTTTCCTCCCTAGATATACTGAACATTACAAACCGTTCAATTTATATTTCAACTATACCTAAAATAGTAATTATAATAAATAGATATTGTTTTTAGCAAAAGATAAAAGTATAATGTTTGTCAATTATTATATATTATAATATCTTAAATGATGCAGTGTATTCCCTTTTTTGTATGGGCTATTATTAATAGACAGTTATACTTTTTGTTTACTTTAAGATAGTTATTCTGAGTCTTTGTAGATCTATAGCATAAAATATAGTTTATTTCAGTTAAATTTTATCCCGCAGTATATTTAAAAGTTGAAATTATATGTTCAGCAAAGCAGTTTACATGATCAGGAAGCGGCGGAGTGCGGGTATTTAATACTATACTTGATTTGGGGAGCATCGGCAGGCCGTGCTCGCTTCCAAGAATCGCCAGATCAGAAGGAAGGTTACGTCTTATAACAGGTGCTATGGCCAGTCCTGCACGGGCTGCATCGAGAATCCCTGATAACCCTCTGCTCACATAAACAATTCTATATGAAATTCCGGCTTGTTCCAGTGCATGTACTGCCCATTCCTGAAAAATACATTCGTCTTCCACTGCCAGTGGAAGCACACTGTCCTTACGTACTTTAAAATCAGGGCTGGCAGTCCAGACAAGATGATCATGGTGGATTATACGGCCTTGTTTATTTATTTCGGTACACAAGCCCAGATCAAGATCACCGGCATCAAGACCTTTTTGTACAATATCACTGCCCGCACAATGCATTTCAATCAGGACATCAGGAAAAGCGGCCGCGAATCCTGCAAGCAGTCTGGGAAGAATCCCGGTTGTGTAATGTTCCGGTGATCCGAAGCGGATTATTCCTTCAAGCTGTGCACTCGAAAGTGAGGCCACTGCTTCATCGTGCTTCTGCACAATGCCGCGGGCATGACTGAGCAGCAGCTTTCCATCTATTGTGAGTCTGGCCGTTTTACCGATTCTTTCAAAAAGCGGCCTTCCGATTTCTTCTTCAAGTCTTTTGATCTGCATGCTGACAGCCGACTGGGAGCGGTTGATCAGTCTGCCTGTTTTCGTAAAGCTCTGGGTGTCGGCTACGGCAATAAATGTTCTGAGATAATCTGTTTGCAGGTTCATATTGATAACACATTTTGATTAAATTGATAAAAACAATTCATATGTCTGATTGACTGTGTATGGATATTTATGGTGTCAACAA from Maridesulfovibrio zosterae DSM 11974 encodes the following:
- a CDS encoding PEP/pyruvate-binding domain-containing protein → MSLFDWLPFRKKKAEKTQEDLAEIRRMFATRYKHFSLLIRANTATHELMAELEEALRGFQPYGMHYVRALCSRISESVYEMIGHLNKLDHGSYEKLYDQFSVIHSKISPHLESIHHAGEGELVLSLSEVGRDQADLCGPKMATLGEAGNELGLKIPAGFVVTTVSFHKFMEKDGLEEQVDRLIQTADPDDREAMFQVSSKIMQLIINSDLPDDVTAAILEAYDSLCADHGEVVNVAVRSSALGEDSEGAAFAGQYRSILNIDRSSLILACKEVMASKYSLQAMAYRINRGIRDEDVAMSVGCIMMVEAASGGVAYSRSPMNIRDENISVYSVWGLPKAVVDGAAEADEFMVSRTKPMQVIGRHIADKEDRYVCDIGEGVHCVRQVNGFRAAPSLTDDQAVNVARQAVRIEEHFGSAQDIEWAMTKDGDLYLLQCRPLMQLDDSPEVVLQNSSASIPVLSGGRTASPGVGVGPAFPVRKDADTLHFPDGGVLILRQALPSRAALLSRCSAVITEQGGIAGHLANVAREFGVPALFGLKGALSRFKEGRIITVDADGRSVYDGLIEELLKEKPRHRLMRGSAVQASLRKAARHIVRLNLTDPDSPKFRPSNCKTMHDIMRYCHEMSVREMFEFGTKKEFVQSASRQLICSVPKQFWVLNLGDGITPEGRKRNDRCVLLEHITSAPMLALWEGMQAVPWEGPPAVHTQGLLSVMFEATINPDLNTTSPSHFSQKNYFMISKRYCCLQSRFGFHFCGVEALIGDRVSENYASLQFKGGAANLERRILRAKFVGEILDEFDFRVRIREDNLNARLEGLEHASMERRLKILGYLITHTRQLDMIMTNEAEVEKYKKKFAEDFKLFPAVQ
- a CDS encoding pentapeptide repeat-containing protein — translated: MVELVLVPLLVNLFSQALWEFSDKGWSAIKEKLGEDEKNIPLLTFLEAVRNCYIEAGRANQRDEKELKAFFDAALKRYLHRYSSPELAQKSITFHPYLPLFEPVAAIADYLDDEMQQKEIMSEERKSILLQFNKDVAGLSRIEELKDILKEFEYNQSQYEKINYLQDLLQFRYIRMNENDPPLYKTFVPPYGLMRDHRYWGDSDTDTDTEEYNFRRMDDLCDRYFADRVSNIKTRQILFIGADFGIGKSSYLLMKAAAMANEYLKTWTSHYPVFYNLKYCDGTTERLRDEINGLLPEGNQPVCLLLDALDESGPMTDEHVKAVISVAESLLSELPENSRCIITSRLILGAQGAVACHIQNILQYDVSRNKFPAKYVQIQGFVKREQLDDWLAKQRECNPEAWKDSITYESLTKVGLSEKELEKPLYLWIVGQLLCDGRIDLEKEMFMGRTGLYMHFMNFVSHRCKVPDENQCDLDEKRHKARHLLRNLARMRNLLPTDKGLTNEQVQQSFGEKSTEWKFYDELGQTKFLTLSYFGHKNSSFEFSHLSFKEYLLAEDLLANLLYASASNSGAEEKHCLIAGEISKETREFLAELCKGFAKTYESEEAKELFAPFFAACDHFYNKFNRLRSERSFLDDALKTLAKWVADESVMILEQHNHQKSDKKNLGRDIKVISRPVTDKDIYSERWLALLMGKNMQKGMDDNADFLEQHQNEIKNSMVSMIECLMSVLSDWKGELLDYASLGKVNGVGKILYGAKLRSATLCFATLIGADLRGADLSEADLREAKLFKADLREAKLLKANLREAKLFKADLRESKLFGANLGGANLGLADLSSADLRFADLRSANLGKADFRGANLKDAKITDADFRNAKLYKSDLERADLSEEDVAGAVIMDDPD
- a CDS encoding methyl-accepting chemotaxis protein, which encodes MNLKDVKLGKKLGLGFAAILIIMTALGLMAILNMNSVSKGSDKLAQMYIPEVAEAIDVQKASLLTMHAMRGFSLTTNEAYWTESKKLLNELRNDHLKDAKALADKYPQLVKLGKNVKKAISAVDQYTTLATQTRKVHDELQKNRMVMEESGRLFMENAYQYLTDQNEKVVKQIELQAPTAEIKERLEKITNINDVIDIGNNIQIKNFKAQAVRKLKILENSLKDFSKIDNELSVLRSVTKQEKDIQTLEQIKKEADDYQKAMKSFYENMLQLQKLDRSREEAADQVLASAEITADSGIEQTQLIANESAGNLDMATIILSAGLIIAVLVGISLAIWLTRAITGPMTKGVVFATKVAEGDLDQTLDIDQKDEAGQLATAMSKMVSNLKLKIAEAEQKSKEADHESERARKAMNDAEAAQEKAESGRQLIMDAAKRLESVVERMTTSSEELSAQVEQASNGALIQTERVSETATAMEEMNATVLEVASNASNAATESDKAREKAQEGSDVVGNAVNSIQNVENQINDLKVHMSSLGKQTEDIGSIMNVISDIADQTNLLALNAAIEAARAGDAGRGFAVVADEVRKLAEKTMTATNEVGEAISNIQNGSRDSMNSMDKAVVTIEESSKLAALSGEALDAIVALVNATTDQVQAIAAASEQQSATSEEINRAVDEINRISSETSTSMSQSAIAVEELAQQSQELKGLVDEMVHSGE
- a CDS encoding LysR family transcriptional regulator, translated to MNLQTDYLRTFIAVADTQSFTKTGRLINRSQSAVSMQIKRLEEEIGRPLFERIGKTARLTIDGKLLLSHARGIVQKHDEAVASLSSAQLEGIIRFGSPEHYTTGILPRLLAGFAAAFPDVLIEMHCAGSDIVQKGLDAGDLDLGLCTEINKQGRIIHHDHLVWTASPDFKVRKDSVLPLAVEDECIFQEWAVHALEQAGISYRIVYVSRGLSGILDAARAGLAIAPVIRRNLPSDLAILGSEHGLPMLPKSSIVLNTRTPPLPDHVNCFAEHIISTFKYTAG